In Cytophagia bacterium CHB2, the DNA window ATACCACGGGCTTGCCGGGCTTGACAGCAACTTTGTCGAAATAAACTTTGAAATTCAACTCTGCGAATACATCTTCCACCAAATCCAAATCCCCCATGGACACGCCGCCGGTGAGCAACAAGACATCATATTGCAAACCTTGTCTGATCAAATCATAAATGTGTTTTTTTTCATCACGCGCCACGCCAAGTACATGCGGCGTCACGCCTAGTTTGGCGACTTGCGCCGCCAATGCGAAGCTATTTGAGTTTCGAATTTGCCCGGCTCTTGGCTTTTGATCGATGGCAATCAACTCATCCCCCGTTGCAATGATGCCCAGCGTAGGCGTTCGGTAAACCGACACCTCGCTCTTGCCGACGGAAGCAAGCAAGCCAATCATCGCCGGGGAAATAAAGCTGCCGCTTTGCGCCACAACTTGCCCGGCCCGGGCTTCGCTGCCCAATGGCGCAATATTCTGCCCGGCGGAAACCGCCGCGAGAATTTCAACTGTCATTTCGTCATTCGCCAGCCGCGTTTTTTCCACTATCTGCACCGCATCTGCGCCTTCGGGTACCGGCGCGCCTGTCATGATTTTGGCCGCCTGGCCTTTTTCGATTTTGATGTGCGGGACAACGCCGGCAGGAATGAAGCCCACGACTTGCAACTGTACCGGCACCTGTGCGACATCAGCAGCGCGCACGGCATAACCGTCCATGCTGCTGCGCGCAAACGGCGGTTGGTCGAGGTCGGAAACTACCTCTTCGGTCAACACCCGGCCGGAGGCTTGCAATAGAGTAATTGTTTCGGCTGGTAACCGTGGCGTGTGCTGCAGAACGAGATCAAAAGCTTGCTGGAGGGTGATCATCATAAATCAGGATCGGGTATGTGATACTCCGGTAGCAGGATAACAAGATTTACAGCGCCAATTGCCGAACGCCGCTCGATGATTTTTGATTTGTTGGGAGCTTTCACGTTGACGACATTTTGACGAGAACGAATTCTGCAATTTTCTCGGCAGCGGCGACGGCTTCTCTCGCGTCATTTTCATTTATGCTTTCGAACGGTACATCACCGGGATAACGGCCTTCGGTAATGTAACGATTAAGAATTCCGGTTTCAGGGAAGATCTCGCTAAAGCTGTCATCGTATTCCACCGCATACTCCAGCAGCTCTCGCAAATCATGAATTTTTTCAAGCTCCCACCCTCGCGAGATCAGATAAGCTTTCAAGTACTTCTCCGCGCTTCCCTGGCAGAGAAAACAAATGGTATTATACGGAGAAAAGTCCGTCTTCAATCCGCCCTTGGCATATAGGAGGTTTTCCTTTGCGAAAGCCAACCAATCATTGAGCAGCTTCTGCAATTCTGGCGTTTTTGTCATAAAGCACCTTGCCATCCTTAAAAATGTGGTAAAGATAGAAAGGGTTTTGGGCACGGAGATTCCACGCAACTTCCGAAGGTTTGCGTACCCGAATATCCAAAGGGAATCGCCGCCGGCCAAGGAGATCATCAACTCTACGTTCGAGCCTGCGGTTCGCTTCTTCGCTTTCTTTGATAACAAAAAGGTCGAGATCACTGTGCTTATGAAAATCGCCGCGCGCATATGAGCCGTAGAGAATAATCTTCTCCGGTTGAATTTCGCGAACGATTTTCTCAACAATGT includes these proteins:
- a CDS encoding HEPN domain-containing protein; protein product: MRAAIFISTVISTFLLSKKAKKRTAGSNVELMISLAGGDSLWIFGYANLRKLRGISVPKTLSIFTTFLRMARCFMTKTPELQKLLNDWLAFAKENLLYAKGGLKTDFSPYNTICFLCQGSAEKYLKAYLISRGWELEKIHDLRELLEYAVEYDDSFSEIFPETGILNRYITEGRYPGDVPFESINENDAREAVAAAEKIAEFVLVKMSST
- a CDS encoding nucleotidyltransferase domain-containing protein, giving the protein MVSDEKLRTEKITPELIDYIVEKIVREIQPEKIILYGSYARGDFHKHSDLDLFVIKESEEANRRLERRVDDLLGRRRFPLDIRVRKPSEVAWNLRAQNPFYLYHIFKDGKVLYDKNARIAEAAQ
- a CDS encoding molybdopterin molybdotransferase MoeA gives rise to the protein MMITLQQAFDLVLQHTPRLPAETITLLQASGRVLTEEVVSDLDQPPFARSSMDGYAVRAADVAQVPVQLQVVGFIPAGVVPHIKIEKGQAAKIMTGAPVPEGADAVQIVEKTRLANDEMTVEILAAVSAGQNIAPLGSEARAGQVVAQSGSFISPAMIGLLASVGKSEVSVYRTPTLGIIATGDELIAIDQKPRAGQIRNSNSFALAAQVAKLGVTPHVLGVARDEKKHIYDLIRQGLQYDVLLLTGGVSMGDLDLVEDVFAELNFKVYFDKVAVKPGKPVVFAKSGEKLIFGLPGNPVSTATMFELLVRPAIRKMMGFSVYQNQIVSAQLAEPFKNRSQREFYAPAKTWYDGKLFHVQPLKAKGSGDVVTYAQSNCYLICPIEQVEFNAGEEVKVMLRTEVFYY